The Cyclopterus lumpus isolate fCycLum1 chromosome 1, fCycLum1.pri, whole genome shotgun sequence sequence AGTATTGATGATGAGAGTATTGATAATGACAGTATTGATAATGAGAGTATTGATAATGAGAGTATTGATAATGACAGTATTGATAATGACAGTATTGATAATGAGAGTATTGATGATGACAGTATTGATAATGACAGTATTGATGATGACAGTATTGATGATGACAGTATTGATAATGACAGTATTGATGATGACAGTATTGATGTGTTGACGTACCGGCCGCCCCGGCGTTCAGCATGCTGTACATGGTGTACATGTTGCAGATCTGCCGGTACTGCTCTTCGGCGCTCTCGTCCGTgacgtcgtcctcctcctcgtcgtcgtggTAACTGATCGGCGAGTCGCTGGTGTACATGCTCAGCGTGCCCGGGCTCGTACCTTCGGGGGTCCCGCCGTTGGTGGTGATGacgtggttgttgttgttgttgttgttgtggttgctgTTGAGCCCGGCGACGCCCATCGAAGCGCCGCCCGCCATGCCGGCGTTAGCCGCGGCGTTGGTGTTGTTGGaggaggagcacgaggaggaggaggaggagtagcgCGCGGCCTTCCTCAGGCCGCCGCCCCCTCCAGACCCGCCCCCGCTGTTGCCCCCCTCCCACAGCCTCTTGGCCACGGGGGTGCAGACCACCGAGTAGGGAGAGCCCTCCTGCTGGAGAGAGACCACAGAGTTACCGTCGCCTCCAGACCACAATGGAATAAAGACCAATAGAGAGAAATTAATTAACAATAAAGAGATTTAAATCATTTAGATCTTCGCCATGAAATTTCTCATTTATCTTCTTTTATTATATGATAAACGACGCTTTACAAAAATGAAACGCAATAAAGAGAAtctttaaaaaactttttttcccccatccctattttacatttaacaaaAGCAACTTATTGAATATTAAATTTCCggaaaaaaaacgacaacaaaaaaaccagGACGCTTTACTAGAACTTTGCCGACattaaacaaaaagtaaatcgttattttaaaaacaggaagtatgcgatttaaatttaaatataatgaaaataaaaatgtggacaaacacacataatacATTAATAACATTAGTTATGACACGATTTGTTGTAAAtcaatgaaaatacaatttgaTTTCTTTATCATTTGtagtgtttttatgaagaaaaaaacactataaatgactataacaaagtaaaagtatagcATCTAATATTGCTGATGGTTTTctagcaaaataaaatgtttaatcacgaatctaaaagttatatttttttccttttttgctgATCTGTTGCATATTTATAACAGAACAATCAGCACTAAAAGTAGAGGAATAACAGTTACCATGCCATAAATTGTTGAGTATAAGTAATAAGTTGAATTTCTGtgtaaaaaatgcattttacaaaaatgtgcaTCTTTAAATCCAACACGTTATCAAGTGTATGAATAAAAAGAGGTTCTTATTACTTTATACATCGAACTATTCACATCGTTAGAGCCGATGAGGCTCAAGGATTCACTGAATTGTTGTCACATGACTGTCGGTCTCAAAGTGCTTCATTTGggacaatattttaaatgaagcacGCGGAATAAAATTACTTTTAATGCGGTTTCACCATTttagaatttcttttttaatcctgCCGCCGCGCTTTAAGGGTTTAGAATTAGATCCACAATAACTCTTTATTCCATAAATGACCTTCAGGTGCCGTGTGCTGCTTTTCAAAACGAGCCTTTCAGCGGTTACAAGCAGGCGatggtttttctttctttctttctgattGCTTTTGTTTCCCTTGAAAAGGTCCATCAAGGCCTTTTCAGACTCAAACTCAACGAGACGCCCACGGACTCGTTATTCACTCCAGGAACGCGTGTTCGGCCTACCTGCAGCGGGGCGGGCTGAGGCGTGGAGGCCGTCTGTTCCGTCTTCACCTTGGACACCAGGGGGAGGGGCGTCAGGCAGGAGGCGGGCCTCCCCGCGGCCGGGGCGACCGCGCCGACTCCGCCCCCCATCATCGTCTGCGCGACGGGGCTCTGGGGCTCGGTCTCCTCGGCGTGGAGGCCCTGGGAGTCGCAGCTCGGAGACGAGACCTGGAGGGGCGATATGAaagggttagtgtgtgtgtgtgtgtgtgtgtgtgagtgaagcacaaacacaccatCTCATTTAGGTGAAGCCATTGTTCCGGCTGCTCGTAAAACATTAaggcttcttctcttttctagAGCTGCAACGGTTGTtctttagttaaaaaaaaagataaaagcaaaGATTAATCATTCAGGAAATGAATTGTTTATATTCCTCATTCTtcttgcaaccagtgaacagaagtgtctggactgaggaggagtgacgtagagacctgtcaatcaccttgtagccccgccctaaagcatcccctgctttatggtctgtttgactctacatgaccataatttactaaatgaacatcacgctgtattgaagaagacttgaaactagagattgagaccaaaaactaatgtttacaatgtttactgagggaataaatcaagagagaaaacagtttcattaattgtattaataCAAAACGCTTTGCCGGCACGTTACCTTGAGGAAGAACTCGGTGCCCTTCTCCATGATCTGCTGGATCTGGAGGAAGCCGGCGGTGTACATGAGCAGGAACTGGTCCCCGACGTTCATGCTGAGGCGGCCCGTGTAGCAGAAGGCCAGGATCTGCTGGAAGCTCTGCGGCTGCACGGCCGGCGGCAGCTCCACCACCGAGCTCTTGCCGCCGGCGTTGAACAGGTCCCGGAAGTACGAGCTGCTGGCCGCCAGCACCGCGCGGTGGGCCTGGAGAGGAgtcatgaggaggaggagtcacgaggaggaggaggagtcacgagggagtggagaggatgtggattTCTGATTGATCCAGAAAAACGCAGCTCGTGTAAACCTCCAAACGGCTCTTCATCTCCACCACGCTGGCCGCTAACGCTCCGTCAGTGGGAAAATAATTAGTATTGATCACGCGAACCGTTTCCTGTTAAAACTCGTTCTGAAATGAAGCCAGATTTCTAATTGCAGcctaaaaaaaatgtctaaatCGTATTGAGCCAACGttgtgagagaggaggagctcaGGAAATCtattacaaaatatttaaagcAGGACATTGACCCAAAGTCATATTTCTCCATTTTACCAATTGATCATATTCTTGTCGGTATCTTCACCGCGGAGcaaattaaatttatttatatatataaataaatctaaaaaatatatatacatacacagtatataaaaaaatgtttatatatatatatatatataaataaataatatatatatatataaataaataatatatatatatatatcaaaaccAGCCTACATGTTGTTCATCAAAGACATTGCAAGAAAtgcaaatattatataatatgcaAAAAACATGCGTTTAAACTCTTTCCTTTGATTCCAATTCTACTTCTTTATCCTGTTTGACAACATGAATAACGTTACGCGTGTTATTTAGCTTTAAAGTAGCAGTGAAATGCTGCATCCTTGTGTTCATGCATCTCTTTTCTCGCCTGCATAAAAGGTTTGCGAATGTTTTTCCGATAACTCGTCCGGCCACTAGGGGGCATTTACCAAACGGGCTCTCCTCACGGGTCACGGGGATCGTAGTAGCTAACAGAGCAATATGGAGACGGAcggaaagagtgtgtgtgtgttattccaTTTGATTAAATTACACCTCAGCCACGTTGTTTTGGAAATGAACAcacaggtttttgttttttttatacaaaggTTTCTTGAACAGGTAACCGGACCTTGAAGGCGTGTCCCTTGACGACCACGGAGACATCGCAGTAGAGGCCCTGCAGCCGCTGTTCGTTCAGACACTCCAGGATGTTGTTGCCAAAGTTTGGGATCGCCATCTGCAGCGTCTGAGCCATAACGCTCTGCCCAGCACCACAGggtctgcaggaggagagaggggcagAGGTTAGGGTCGAGGTCACGGGGTCacaaagagaagggggggggggggggggggggggggcacacatgGGTATTGGGTTAAACCGATGACGTTGCATATTGGCCAATGGGATGCCAAACGGGTCACGTCTCCCTCTGTAATAACCGGTTCTCCACCTTCAGACAGTTTCTCCCCGTGTCACCTGACCGAGTGAACGGAGCTTGAACGCGTCACGACGTGGCTCAATGCAACCTCCGTTAACGTTAGCCCAGCAGGAGCGTGCTGCCCACCGGCTGCTAGCAGCTAGCTAGCGGCTAACTAGCAGCTAGCTAGTCTCCTTCGGGCCGATCTCAACACGGAGTAGTTATCGGTAAATACACAGCTAACCGGATATCAGATTGCTGATGCCCAATCCAACAGTTTAGGCTCCAACCGAGGCCTTTCTGATACTCTTTAAAAGTTaaacccaaccccccccccccccacccccacccatgAAGCCTCAAACCCTTGGCTACGACACCGACGTCTCCTGGCAGACGGTCGAGTGCGAGAGGCTCAAAAGGACCCGAAACGGCGTGAATGCGAATGGGGCGGCACTTTGCTGCGACATGTCACGTCACCGTGACAACGTCGTAAAACGTCACAGacaatttatttcatttttttctcccgGGCGTTTGCCTCACAAGTGAGGTCAAATTTAAATAATCCATTTAGTCAAAACCGCTTGAATGACTAAACGAAAAGAAACggtaaataaattataaataaaagtctTTTTATGTTCCATATTTAATCCTTGTGTAGTATACCAGGGCTTCCtcttgctatgaattgtgggtaaacTCCCCGGGACAAAGTGTGCAGAAATGCAGACGTAAGGAAAGTGTCCATAAGAAGgtcaaaatgtcaacaacaacaacaacaaaaaacggaGAGGCGACTGAAGCCGAGGAGGAGCgcgaggaagaggggaagaggaaacCGTGGTAACGAGAGGAGAATTAAAACGAAAAGAAGCAGGAACGAGACGGAAGAcgtgaaataaataaacgggGGTAACTGAAGCGTACGATGATTAATGATTAAGGTATTTGGTAAacaactttaattaaaaaaactccaaacttcaaaaaaaatgaaagagacTTTTGGGCCACCGGCAGTTACGCAAGCCATCTTTTCTTTATAACCTTGTTTCATTACATCTAATTCACAGTCAATAAACTGTTTGGTGCTTCTTGGCCTACTTTGTCGCGTTCGCAGTCAAAACACAGCCTCTTGCGTAACTCGTCCATTTCCCTTCATCTCCCTCATCATCCAGTGAAGGAGCCCGCGatcaaaggaggaggaagaactgTCCAACTGGTGACAGGAACAAGGGAATATGTCTCAAGGCAAGAGGCCACTGCTTGTCTCTCTTATTGCTATAAATGCACAAATGTATACATAGATCTGctttaatgtgaaataaaagcttttttgttttcacGTCTGTTCCATGTGTTGGTTTTAAATAGCTTGTATTGTCCTCCGTTTGATATTTGGGTGCTTTTGTTGATCGAGCTGCAACAACTAGTCAATCGACATTAAAAACAGTCGCCGAATATTTCAGTGAATCGATCAATTGTTAAACTAATCTTTCGCGCAGAAATGAATGTTTTCGGCCTTAAAATATGAAGATTTTTCTGTTTACGTatagaacaaaaaacaagacatttaaaaagccCTTGGACTGGACATGTTTCCACTACTCCGACAATAGATCAATCAATTAGTCTAGAAGATAACGACAGATTCATTGATGGTGCAAATAATCGTTTAGCGGTGTTCATTTCGCTAACCCTTCCCGTCACTCTGGAGGGCCGCGAGGACTACAGCGAGGACTTCAACACGTTAAACCCATCCACTAGTACGACAACTGGCGGGACATCCGGGGTACGCATCGTGACATCTGGGCTACGCATCGTGACATCTGGGCTACGCATTGTGACATCTGGGCTACACAT is a genomic window containing:
- the nacc1b gene encoding LOW QUALITY PROTEIN: nucleus accumbens-associated protein 1 (The sequence of the model RefSeq protein was modified relative to this genomic sequence to represent the inferred CDS: deleted 1 base in 1 codon), producing MAQTLQMAIPNFGNNILECLNEQRLQGLYCDVSVVVKGHAFKAHRAVLAASSSYFRDLFNAGGKSSVVELPPAVQPQSFQQILAFCYTGRLSMNVGDQFLLMYTAGFLQIQQIMEKGTEFFLKVSSPSCDSQGLHAEETEPQSPVAQTMMGGGVGAVAPAAGRPASCLTPLPLVSKVKTEQTASTPQPAPLQQEGSPYSVVCTPVAKRLWEGGNSGGGSGGGGGLRKAARYSSSSSSCSSSNNTNAAANAGMAGGASMGVAGLNSNHNNNNNNNHVITTNGGTPEGTSPGTLSMYTSDSPISYHDDEEEDDVTDESAEEQYRQICNMYTMYSMLNAGAAVVGERVEALPDLAPDSGGGGGGGRGARSRQDLASLPAELISQIGNRCHPKMYEEGDPAEKLELVSGTSVFISRAQLMNCHVSAGTRHKVLLRRLLAAFFDRSTLANSCGTGIRSSTNDPSRKPLDNRVLHAVKFYCQNFAPSFKESEMNAIAADMCTNARRVVRKSWIPKLKLLMADSDAYSAFLADSVKMEADALGAEQGFDPASMEAAAAGGINHNGAVGGATQADALQGAGGDGSTLF